The following DNA comes from Amycolatopsis albispora.
CCGAGCGCGGCCGGGAGCAGCGGATAGGCAGCCAGTTTCGGCTCGTCTTCGAGCAGTTCCAGTTCGGCGATGCCCGCCCGCGGGCCTTCGGCCATGGCCAGCGCGATCGCCCGGTTCAGCCTGCCGACCGGGGACGGCCGCAGTTCGAGCAACTGGTCGTACAGGCCGACCACCCGCGGCCAGTCGGTCTCGGGCGTGGTGTGGCAGACGGCGATGGCCGCTTCCACGTGGTACGCCGAAAGTTCCGGCCCGGTGCACGCGGTGGCGAACACGCGGGTGCCCTCGGTGATCATCGTGTGGTCCCAGCGTGATCTGTCCTGTTCGGACAGCAACAGCAGATCACCGTCGGCGTCCACGCGGGCGGGCAGCCGGCTCGCCTGGAGCAGCATCAACGCCAGCAGCGCGCGGGCACGCGGGGTGTCGGTGCGCGGATCGGCCAGCACCAGCCTGCCCAGCCGGATGGCCTCACCGCACAGTTCACCGCGGATCGCGTCCTGCCCGCCGCTGGCCTGGTAACCCTCGTTGAACAACAGGTAGAGCACCGCCAGCACACTGTCCACTCTGGACTCGATGGCTTCGCCGGGCGGCAGCGCGAACGACTTCCCCGCCAGCCACCGCTTGGCCCGGACCAGCCGCTGCGCCACGGTCGCCGGTTTGTCCAGCAACGCGGCGGCGATCTCCCCGACACCCAGCCCGCCGACGGTTTTCAGGGTGAGCGCCACCTGCGCGGGCACCGGCAGCTCGGGGTGGCAGCAGAGCACCATCATGGTCAGCTCGTCGTCGGCTCCCGCCGGTTCTTCGAGCCGGTCGAGCAGCAAGGGGAGCTTGGCGCGCAGCGAGTCCTCGCGGCGGATCAGGTCGATCGCGCGGTTGCGGGCCGCGCGGAACAGCCAGCCGCGCGCGTTGTCCGGCACGCCGTGGTGCGGCCAGGTGCGCAGGGCCTGCTCGATCGCGTCGGCCACCGCCTCCTCGGCGAGGTCGAGCCTGGCCGGGCCGAGCGTGCGGGCCAGCGTGGCGGTGATCTGCCCGGCGCTGTGCCGGAACAGGTGCTCCACCACGCCGGCCGCCCCGCTCATTCCTCCGAGCAGCTTTCGTCCGCGACCCGGCGCACCTCGATCGGCCCGTACCGCAGGTGCGGATGCGTGCCGAAGATCTTCGCGGCCTGGTCGTAGTCGTCGGCGGTGACGACGATGTAGCCGCCCACCACCTCGGCGGACTCGGTGTGCGGGCCGTCGGTGGTGCTCAGCGCGCCGCCGGTCTGCCGGAGCACGCGCCCGGTCCTGGTCAGCGGGTGGCTGGCCCGCAGGCGGCCCTCCCGGTCCATCCGGTCGGTCCAGGCCAGGTACCGCTCGAGCACGCGCTGCGACTCGTCCGGGCTGAGGTCCTCGACGGCCTTCTCTTCGCGGCGGAGCAGGCCGATGTAGTCGGGCATGGGGTTCCCTCCAGGTTCGGTGGTCAGGTGCTCCGAAGACGAACGGGCCCCGGCCGGAATCGACACCGCCCCTATTACCACTTCAGCCGCCAGGTCTGGCCGGTCAGCACGGGCCCGAAATCGCTGTTCGGCTGCTCGTCGACCAGCTCGAACCCGGCCGCCTGGTAGATCCGGCGGGCCGAGGCGAGCAGGCTGACCGTCCACAGCTCCATCGTGGTGTATCCGACCGACTTCGCGAACGACACGCATTCGGCGACCAGCCGCGCACCGACGCCGTGCCCGCGCGCGCTCGGCTCCACCAGGAGCAGGCGCAGCTTGGCGGTCTGCTCGTCCTGGCCGCGGGCGCACATGATCGACCCGACGCGCTCGCCGTTCAGCTCGGCGATCCAGGCGGCCTCGCGCACCGGGTCGCGATGGGCCAGGTAGTCCGCGACGATCCGGGCGACCAGCGCCTCGAAGCCGTCGTTCCAGCCGTGTTCCTGGGTGTAGACCGCGCCGTGGCGGTGCACCACCCAGCCGAGGTCCCCGGCGCGGGGCGCGCGCAGCACCACGGTCGGGTCGTGCTCGCCGCCGACGATCCTGGTGATGGTGGCCATCGCGTCGAGCAGTTCGCGCTGCTCGTCCTCGCCGAACCGCGCGAGCAGCTCACCGATCTGCGCGGAACTGCGCTGGTCGAGCACCGCAAAAACCTCGCGGCCGCGGTCGGTCAGCCGGACCACCTGACGGCGGGCGTCCTCGGCACTCCGCTCGCGCACCAGCAGCCCGCGCTCGCCCAGCCGCCCCAGCAGCCTGCTCGCATACCCCGCGTCCAACCCCAGCACGCGGCGCAGCTCGCCGACCTCAGTCCACTCACGCCGAGCCAGCTCGAACAACACCCGGGACTCGCTCAGCGAGTACTCCGCGTCCACCGGCCCTTCGTTCAGCACCCCGATCACGCGCGTATACAACCTGTTGAACGCCCGAACCCGCTGCACCCTACTCACTTGCCCACCACAACAAACACCCTTGCCTAAGTCAACCATTACCCCACAAGAAGGCCCCACCACAGAGCTACAAACCAAGTCACGAACTTCCGTTGGTTCCTCACCAAACGCCACCAGCGCCCGCCAAGGCGAGGAACTCGCACCGCGGGGGTCCGGGGGCTCGGCCCCCGGGGTATACGCAGCTCACGGCCACGGTGCAGGGCGATGCCGAAGGCGAGCCCAAACACGTGGAAACCCCGTGATGCTGCCAGGTCGGGGGTCCGCCAGCATCACGGGGTCATTGGGGGTATCGACGCCATGTCTTGTGGCGTTACACCCCAGTCGTATTGTGTTCTAGGTCACTCGTGTGGGTGAAGCTCCACCCTGGTCACGAGGGGTCAGCGCATGTGGGGCTGACGGGCCTGGGCGATCGCGATGAGCTCCTGACGAACGGTCGCGGTGGCCGCGGTGTCGATCGCCCGGTTCAGTGCCCGGCGAGTGCGAGCCTCGGCGCGGCGGGCACGGAGCTTGGCGGCGATGTTGTTCATCGGTGTGTGCATCCCCTTCAAGGGTTTCGCTGGATCTCTCGGCTGACGTGGTCTAGTATGCCCGACTTCGCCGAAGATCGCCAATGATTATCCGGTGATCTGGCGCACGAGCCGACGAATCGTCGGCAGATCCCCCATTAAGCCCAATGCATTGTCCTCATCGGACTCTCTGGTGCTATCTAGCTCAAACGCTAGAAAACGAAATAAAGACCTGAACTTCAGTCGTCGATGCGGCTGAGCAGGTAGTGGCCGAAGTGCGGCACGGTGAACGCGATGCGCCCGCGTTCCGCGGAGTAGACCAGGCCCTTCTTCATCAGGCTGTCCCGCGCCGGTGACAGGCTGGACGGCTTCCGCCCCAGGTAGACGGCCACATCCGAGGTGCTCGCCGCCTCGTCGCGGCCCTGCGTCAGCTCGGCCATCGCGAGCAGGTACTCGCGTTCGGCGGGTGTCGCGCGCTCGTACCGCGAGCCGAAGAAGCCCACGGCCAGCTCCGACTCCGCCTCCGGTGCCGCGACCTGCACGTCCTTGACCGTGATCGGGTCGTCCGGCGCGGCGTCCCAGGCCGCCTTCGCGTAGGCCTGGATGAAGTACGGGTAACCGCCGGAGGCGTCGAAGAGCGCGTCCAGCGCCTCGGGCTCGATCCCGGCCTCTTCCCGGTCGATCGGCGCGAGCACCGCGCGGTCGGCGTCCTCCCGGTCCAGCCGGTCGATCCGGGCGTACCGGAAAAGCCGCTCCGAATAGGACTTCGACGCCGACAGCACCGCGGGCACGTGCGGCAGCCCGGCGCCGACCACCACCAGCGGCGCGCCCGACTGCGACAGCTCGTGGCACGACGCGCACAACGCGGACACGTCGTCCGGGCCGAGGTCCTGGATCTCGTCGATCAGCAGTGCGACCCCGGTGCCGACGTCCGCGGCCAGTTCGGCCACGTCGGTGAACAGTTCGACCAGGTCGATCTCGATGTCACCGGAGTCCGCGCGCCCCTGCGCGGCGGGCACGTCGATGCCCGGCTGCCAGCGGTCACGCAGCTTCGCGTCCGGCTTGGCGGCCCGCAGCGCGAACGCCTTGAGCACGCCCAGCACCGATTCCACCCGATCGGGCGCGCGGTGACGGACGGCGAGATCACGGATGGCCCGATGCAAAGCGGCCGACAGCGGCCGCCGCAGTTCGGCGTCCGGCCGTGCCTCGATCTTCCCCGCGCCCCAGCCGTGCCGGACCGCCATCGAGCGCAGCTCCCCGAGGAGCACCGTTTTGCCGACCCCGCGCAGGCCGGTCAGCACCAGGCTGCGTTCCGGGCGGCCGCGGGCCACCCGTTCCAGCACGACCTCGAAGGCACGCAGTTCGCGCTCCCGCCCCGCGAGTTCGGGCGGGCGCTGGCCGGCGCCGGGGGCGAACGGGTTGCGGATGGGGTCCACTCTCGAACCGTATCGGCCTTTATAGCGTCCGGCCGATAATCCGGCAGAAATGCCAAGGCGTGTCGTGGCCAGGTCTGCAGCCCTGGCCACTCCGGTCTAGTCGGTGAGGTTGCGCTCGCCGTAGACCTTCATCGCGTCGCGGATGTACGCCGCGGTTCCCTTGCCGTGCTGGTCGTAGTTGGCCGTGAACCGCTCGTCGGACACGTACAGCTCACCCAGGCCGATGAAGTAGCACTTGCTCACCTCGACGGTCTTCGCCAGCCAGTCGTGCTGACGCTGGGTGATGGCCTGCGCGACCGGCCCGTCCGCGGGCTCCCCCGCCCGCAGCGCGCCGGCGAAGTCGCGGGCGATGTCGACCTGCTCCTGCTGGAACGCCTTCTTCTCGGCGTCGCTCAGTGACCGCCACCAGCGGTCGCCCTTCTCGTAGGCGTCCTTGCCCCAGCGCTCGACGACCTCGTCCTTGTACCGGCTGTGGTCGAACCCGTCAAAAACCTCTTCCGCCATCAGTTGCTCACCTCCTTCCGTTTTCCGCAGGGTCGTGCGCACCGACTCGATCTGCCGCCCGATCCGGTCCCGTTCCCGTTCGAGCAGCTCGAGATGGGTGCGCAGGGCGGCGGCCGGGTCCCGCTCGCCCGCCAGCACCTCGGCGATGGCGGGCAGCCCGAGCCCCAGTTCGCGCAGCAGCAGGATCCGCTGCAGGCGCACCAGTGCCCGTTCGTCGTAGTAGCGGTAACCGTTGCGGCCGACCCTGGTCGGTTCCAGCAACCCCACCTGCCCGTAGTGGCGCAGGGTCCGGCTGGTGGTCCCGGCCGTGCGGGCGATGTCCTGGATCGACCACTCCACCGCGTCCGCCTCCCTCAGACCTCGTTCGCTGACCAGACCCACGGTAGAAGTTGACGCAACGTCAAGGTCAACCCCGAATCAGAAATCCGTCCCGCACCAGGGCACGGCGGTGCCGCCGAACAGGACGTCCGCCCTGGCCAGCGCCTTCGGATCGGTGGTGTGAACGCGTCCGGCGGCGGCCAGCGTGCTCGCCCGCCAGCCGCCGAGGTAGAGCATGCCGAGCGTGTCGGCGTCCAGGCTGAGGTCCGCGTCGGCGGTGGTGCGCTCGGCGCCGTCCTCGCTGATCCGGTAGCGGCCGTCGTTCTCCGGCAGCCGGGGGTCGCGCACCTCGATCACCACCGGCTCGGCGGGCTGGTATCCCCTGGACGCAAGCGCTTGCGGCAGGTCGGCCAGCCGCAGCCACAGGTGGTCCTTCACCGCCAGCACGCCCACCGCACGCGGGTTCTCCAGCAGCAGTTCGAGCGGCTCGTCGAGCGGCCGGGACTTCACGCGGATCTTCGTCACCAGGTCGATCGACAGCAGGAACCGCCACAGCCCGGCGAGCGCGCCCGGGTTCGCCGCGTGCAGGTCGAGGACCTCCAGCGCGGTGCCGGCGCCGGGCTGCTCGAAGGTGTCGAGCGAAACCGGGCGGTAGGTGGCGAAGCCGTCGTCGGCGCCGTGGTGGTCGCGGTGCACGGCGACCAGGTAGCCGTCGCGGTCGAGCACCCGGTCGTGCCCCCACCGCCACCACGACTCGTCCCGCGTGATCATGCCCGGCCGGTACGGGACGGTCGCCGCATACAGCTCGCGGGGCACGGTCAGCGCCTCGGCACCGGACAGCAGGCGCACCGAACCGGTCACCGGCACGTCCGCCCGCACCCGCGTCCGCTCGACCATGAGGTGCTTGGCCTGGCACGAGACG
Coding sequences within:
- a CDS encoding RNA polymerase sigma factor — its product is MSGAAGVVEHLFRHSAGQITATLARTLGPARLDLAEEAVADAIEQALRTWPHHGVPDNARGWLFRAARNRAIDLIRREDSLRAKLPLLLDRLEEPAGADDELTMMVLCCHPELPVPAQVALTLKTVGGLGVGEIAAALLDKPATVAQRLVRAKRWLAGKSFALPPGEAIESRVDSVLAVLYLLFNEGYQASGGQDAIRGELCGEAIRLGRLVLADPRTDTPRARALLALMLLQASRLPARVDADGDLLLLSEQDRSRWDHTMITEGTRVFATACTGPELSAYHVEAAIAVCHTTPETDWPRVVGLYDQLLELRPSPVGRLNRAIALAMAEGPRAGIAELELLEDEPKLAAYPLLPAALGALWLQAGEPEKAARYYRAALALPGSEPQHRFLRRRLAICET
- a CDS encoding YciI family protein; translated protein: MPDYIGLLRREEKAVEDLSPDESQRVLERYLAWTDRMDREGRLRASHPLTRTGRVLRQTGGALSTTDGPHTESAEVVGGYIVVTADDYDQAAKIFGTHPHLRYGPIEVRRVADESCSEE
- a CDS encoding bifunctional helix-turn-helix transcriptional regulator/GNAT family N-acetyltransferase encodes the protein MVDLGKGVCCGGQVSRVQRVRAFNRLYTRVIGVLNEGPVDAEYSLSESRVLFELARREWTEVGELRRVLGLDAGYASRLLGRLGERGLLVRERSAEDARRQVVRLTDRGREVFAVLDQRSSAQIGELLARFGEDEQRELLDAMATITRIVGGEHDPTVVLRAPRAGDLGWVVHRHGAVYTQEHGWNDGFEALVARIVADYLAHRDPVREAAWIAELNGERVGSIMCARGQDEQTAKLRLLLVEPSARGHGVGARLVAECVSFAKSVGYTTMELWTVSLLASARRIYQAAGFELVDEQPNSDFGPVLTGQTWRLKW
- a CDS encoding ATP-binding protein translates to MDPIRNPFAPGAGQRPPELAGRERELRAFEVVLERVARGRPERSLVLTGLRGVGKTVLLGELRSMAVRHGWGAGKIEARPDAELRRPLSAALHRAIRDLAVRHRAPDRVESVLGVLKAFALRAAKPDAKLRDRWQPGIDVPAAQGRADSGDIEIDLVELFTDVAELAADVGTGVALLIDEIQDLGPDDVSALCASCHELSQSGAPLVVVGAGLPHVPAVLSASKSYSERLFRYARIDRLDREDADRAVLAPIDREEAGIEPEALDALFDASGGYPYFIQAYAKAAWDAAPDDPITVKDVQVAAPEAESELAVGFFGSRYERATPAEREYLLAMAELTQGRDEAASTSDVAVYLGRKPSSLSPARDSLMKKGLVYSAERGRIAFTVPHFGHYLLSRIDD
- a CDS encoding MerR family transcriptional regulator; translation: MEWSIQDIARTAGTTSRTLRHYGQVGLLEPTRVGRNGYRYYDERALVRLQRILLLRELGLGLPAIAEVLAGERDPAAALRTHLELLERERDRIGRQIESVRTTLRKTEGGEQLMAEEVFDGFDHSRYKDEVVERWGKDAYEKGDRWWRSLSDAEKKAFQQEQVDIARDFAGALRAGEPADGPVAQAITQRQHDWLAKTVEVSKCYFIGLGELYVSDERFTANYDQHGKGTAAYIRDAMKVYGERNLTD
- a CDS encoding GNAT family N-acetyltransferase; translation: MTDFTVRHPEDHERRPTLDMVARALHHPPLTDRQWSAAQHLFGTERTFGAFERGEPIGMTASAAVELAVPGGRVPAAAVAWVGVRADRTRRGVVTELLTTQLHDCRDRGEPVAVLHASEATIYGRFGYGVSCQAKHLMVERTRVRADVPVTGSVRLLSGAEALTVPRELYAATVPYRPGMITRDESWWRWGHDRVLDRDGYLVAVHRDHHGADDGFATYRPVSLDTFEQPGAGTALEVLDLHAANPGALAGLWRFLLSIDLVTKIRVKSRPLDEPLELLLENPRAVGVLAVKDHLWLRLADLPQALASRGYQPAEPVVIEVRDPRLPENDGRYRISEDGAERTTADADLSLDADTLGMLYLGGWRASTLAAAGRVHTTDPKALARADVLFGGTAVPWCGTDF